A genomic region of Antennarius striatus isolate MH-2024 chromosome 16, ASM4005453v1, whole genome shotgun sequence contains the following coding sequences:
- the LOC137609155 gene encoding myosin-9-like isoform X3: MTFLETATMSAADQFLYVDRNLVTNPLAQADWATKKLVWVPSERLGFEAGSVKEEHGDECLVELADSGKKVRVNKDDIQKMNPPKFSKVEDMAELTCLNEASVLHNLKERYYSGLIYTYSGLFCVVINPYKNLPIYSEEIVEMYKGKKRHEMPPHIYAITDTSYRSMMQDREDQSILCTGESGAGKTENTKKVIQYLAHVASSHKTKKDQSSLVLSHGELEKQLLQANPILEAFGNAKTVKNDNSSRFGKFIRINFDVNGYIVGANIETYLLEKSRAIRQAKDERTFHMFYYLLTGAGEKLRSELLLENYNNYRFLSNGNVTIPGQQDKDLFMETLGAMQIMGISEEEQMGMMKVVASVLQLGNMNFKKERHTDQASMPDDTAAQKVSHLMGMNVTEFTRAILSPRIKVGRDYVQKAQTQEQAEFAVEALAKATYERMFRWLVMRINKALDKTKRQGASFIGILDIAGFEIFELNSFEQLCINYTNEKLQQLFNHTMFILEQEEYQREGIEWSFIDFGLDLQPCIDLIEKPASPPGILALLDEECWFPKATDKSFVEKVLLEQGSHPKFFKPKKLSDEADFCIIHYAGKVDYKADEWLMKNMDPLNDNVTTLLNASTDKFVSELWRDVDRIVVLDKVTGMTEMQSGMRPRKGMFRTVGQLYKEQLSKLMATLRNTNPNFVRCIIPNHEKKAGKLDPHLVLDQLRCNGVLEGIRICRQGFPNRIVFQEFRQRYEILTPNAIPKGFMDGKQACELMIRSLELDPNLFRIGQSKVFFRAGVLAHLEEERDMKITDIIISFQAWCRGYLARKAFAKRQQQLTAMKVIQRNCAAYLKLRNWQWWRLFTKVKPLLQVSRQEEEMLAKDEELNKVKEKHLYAEQQLRDMEEKQQQMNAEKMALQEQLQAETELCAEAEEMRARLAAKKQELEEILHDLEARVEEEEERASHLLSEKKKMQQNIGDLEQQLDEEEAARQKLQLEKVTLEAKMKKMEEDVMVTEDQNNKLNKEKKLLEDRISEFTTNLSEEEEKSKSLQKLKTKHEAMITDLEDRLRREEKVRQELEKNRRKLDGDFTEVQDQIAELRAQIAELRAQLAAKEEELQKALARIEEEAAQKNLAQKKIRELEAQLSELQEDLELEKQARMKAEKHRRDLGEELEALKTELEDTLDSTAAQQELRAKRETEMGQLKKTLEDEAKFHEYQVAEMRQKHCQAFDELNEQLEQAKRNKASMEKAKQAVESERNELNIEVQTLMQGKGESEHRRKKAEGQVQELQIKLAETERQRMELAEKLSKTQNELESVNVMLSDVEGKSIKATKDCSAVESQLQDVQELLQEETRQKLSQSTRLRQMEDEHNNLREQLEEEEEAKRNLEKQLVTVQTQLNDLRKKVEQEAGFLENAEEGKKKIQRDLEGTNMRLEEKCAAYEKLDKTKTRLQQELDDMIIDQDHLRQIVSNLEKKQKKFDQMLAEEKNISARYAEERDRAEADAREKETRALALTRELDTLMDMKEELDRNNKLLRAEMEDLVSSKDDVGKNVHELEKAKRSMEQQLEEMKTQLEELEDELQATEDAKLRLEVNMQAMKAQFDRDLAGRDEMGEEKKRSLIKQVREMEMELEDERKQRSAAVAARKKLELDMKELEAGIDMSNKTRDEALKQLKKLQAQMKDLIRELDDTRMSREDILAQSKEAEKKLKAMEADMLQMQEELAAADRVKRQSQQERDELQDEINNQAAKSAQVAEERRRLEARIAQLEEELEEEQCNTELTNDRLKKAMLQTDQMNVELTAERSTSQRVEGARSQLERQNKELKLKLQELEGTIKSKYKANMATLEAKIAQLEEQLDMETRERQAATKLVRRTEKKLKEVILQVDDERRNAEQHKDQVDKLNSRMKQLKRQLEEAEEEAQRANANRRKLQRELEDATECADAMNREVSTLKSKLR; the protein is encoded by the exons ATGACTTTCCTTGAAACTG CCACAATGTCTGCCGCAGACCAATTCCTGTATGTGGACCGTAATCTGGTCACCAATCCACTGGCACAGGCTGACTGGGCCACCAAGAAGCTGGTATGGGTGCCGTCTGAGCGCCTGGGCTTTGAGGCTGGCTCCGTGAAGGAGGAGCATGGTGATGAGTGTTTGGTGGAACTGGCAGACTCTGGAAAGAAGGTCAGGGTGAACAAGGATGACATCCAGAAGATGAACCCACCCAAATTCAGCAAGGTGGAAGACATGGCTGAGCTCACCTGCCTGAATGAGGCCTCTGTGCTGCACAACCTGAAAGAGAGATACTACTCTGGGCTCATATAT ACGTACTCTGGTCTCTTCTGCGTTGTCATAAACCCCTACAAGAACCTGCCCATCTACTCTGAAGAAATTGTTGAAATGTACAAGGGCAAGAAGAGGCATGAAATGCCACCCCACATCTACGCCATCACTGACACATCCTATAGAAGCATGATGCAGG ATCGTGAAGACCAATCCATTCTTTGCAC agGAGAGTCTGGTGCTGGTAAGACTGAGAACACCAAGAAAGTGATCCAGTATCTGGCTCATGTGGCCTCCTCTCACAAAACCAAGAAAGATCAG AGCAGCTTGGTCCTGTCACAT GGGGAGCTGGAGAAGCAACTGCTACAGGCTAACCCAATCCTGGAGGCGTTTGGAAATGCCAAGACAGTCAAAAATGACAACTCTTCTCGATTT GGAAAATTCATCAGGATCAACTTTGATGTCAACGGTTACATAGTTGGTGCCAATATTGAAACTT ACCTATTGGAGAAATCACGTGCCATTCGACAGGCCAAAGATGAAAGGACTTTTCATATGTTCTACTACCTACTCACCGGGGCTGGCGAAAAGTTGCGCA GTGAACTCCTCCTGGAAAATTACAATAACTACCGCTTCCTTTCCAATGGGAATGTTACAATTCCTGGACAACAGGACAAGGACTTGTTCATGGAGACTTTGGGGGCCATGCAAATCATGGGTATTTCAGAGGAAGAGCAGATGG GCATGATGAAGGTAGTAGCCTCTGTTCTTCAGCTCGGCAACATGAATTTCAAGAAGGAACGCCACACAGACCAAGCTTCCATGCCTGATGACACAG CTGCCCAGAAGGTGAGCCACCTTATGGGCATGAATGTCACTGAATTCACCAGGGCCATCCTGTCACCCAGGATCAAGGTGGGCAGAGACTACGTCCAAAAGGCTCAGACCCAGGAGCAAGCAGAGTTTGCGGTGGAAGCCCTGGCCAAGGCCACATATGAGAGGATGTTCCGCTGGCTTGTCATGAGGATCAACAAAGCGCTGGACAAGACTAAGAGACAAGGAGCCTCTTTCATCGGCATTCTAGATATCGCTGGTTTTGAGATCTTTGAG TTAAACTCCTTCGAGCAGCTGTGCATCAACTACACCAatgagaagctgcagcagctcttCAATCACACCATGTTCAtcctggagcaggaggaatACCAGAGGGAGGGCATCGAGTGGAGCTTCATCGACTTCGGACTGGACCTGCAGCCCTGCATTGATCTCATTGAGAAACCT GCCAGTCCTCCTGGTATCCTGGCTTTGCTGGACGAGGAGTGCTGGTTCCCTAAAGCCACCGACAAAAGCtttgtggagaaggttctgcTGGAGCAGGGCTCTCACCCCAAGTTCTTTAAGCCGAAGAAACTGTCGGATGAAGCAGATTTTTGTATCATCCATTATGCTGGCAAG gTGGACTATAAAGCTGATGAGTGGCTGATGAAAAACATGGACCCCTTGAACGACAACGTGACTACCTTGCTCAACGCGTCCACTGACAAGTTTGTGTCTGAGCTCTGGAGGGATG TGGACCGCATCGTGGTTCTGGATAAGGTAACTGGCATGACAGAGATGCAGAGTGGCATGAGGCCACGCAAGGGCATGTTCCGCACTGTGGGTCAGTTGTACAAAGAGCAGCTGTCGAAACTCATGGCCACCTTGAGGAACACAAACCCCAACTTTGTTCGATGCATCATCCCCAACCACGAGAAAAAG GCCGGTAAACTGGATCCCCACCTAGTTCTGGACCAGCTGAGGTGTAATGGTGTGTTAGAGGGCATCCGTATCTGCAGACAGGGTTTCCCCAACCGCATTGTCTTCCAGGAGTTCAGACAGAG GTATGAAATCCTCACTCCTAACGCCATTCCCAAAGGCTTCATGGATGGAAAACAGGCCTGTGAGCTGATG ATCAGAAGCCTGGAGCTGGATCCCAACCTGTTCCGCATTGGGCAGAGTAAAGTGTTCTTCAGGGCAGGAGTCCTTGCTCATCTGGAAGAGGAGAGGGACATGAAGATCACAGACATCATCATTAGTTTCCAGGCCTGGTGCAGAGGTTATTTGGCCCGCAA GGCTTTTGCCAagagacagcagcagctgaCTGCAATGAAGGTGATCCAGAGGAACTGTGCTGCTTATCTTAAACTCAGGAACTGGCAGTGGTGGAGGCTCTTCACTAAG GTTAAGCCTTTGCTGCAAGTCAGCAGGCAGGAGGAAGAGATGCTGGCTAAGGATGAGGAGCTGAATAAAGTGAAGGAGAAGCACTTGTATGCTGAGCAGCAGCTCCGGGATATGGAggaaaagcagcagcag ATGAATGCCGAGAAGATGGCCTTGCAGGAACAACTTCAGGCAGAAACGGAACTGTGTGCTGAGGCTGAGGAGATGAGAGCCCGTCTGGCTGCCAAGAAGCAGGAGCTAGAGGAGATCCTTCATGACCTGGAGGCccgggtggaggaggaggaagagcgtgCTTCTCATCTGTtgtcagagaaaaagaaaatgcagcaAAATATTGGT GActtggagcagcagctggatgaagaggaggcagccAGACAGAAGCTCCAGCTGGAGAAGGTCACCTTGGAGGCcaagatgaagaagatggaAGAGGATGTTATGGTTACAGAGGATCAGAACAACAAGCTTAACAAG GAGAAAAAGTTGCTGGAGGACAGGATTTCTGAGTTCACCACCAACttgtcagaggaggaggagaaatcaAAGAGTCTGCAGAAACTCAAGACCAAACATGAAGCCATGATCACAGACCTGGAGG ACCGCTTGCGCAGAGAGGAGAAGGTGCGACAGGAGCTGGAAAAGAACCGGCGCAAGCTAGATGGTGACTTCACTGAGGTTCAGGACCAGATTGCTGAGCTCCGTGCCCAGATTGCTGAACTCCGTGCCCAACTTGCTGCAAAAGAGGAAGAGCTTCAGAAAGCTCTGGCAAG GATTGAGGAGGAGGCGGCACAAAAGAACCTGGCCCAGAAGAAGATCCGTGAGCTTGAGGCACAGCTCTCTGAACTGCAGGAGGATTTAGAGCTGGAGAAGCAGGCCCGTATGAAGGCAGAGAAACATCGCCGGGACCTGGGAGAAGAGCTGGAGGCCCTCAAAACAGAACTGGAGGACACTCTGGACTCCACTGCTGCTCAGCAAGAACTAAG GGCCAAGCGGGAGACGGAGATGGGCCAACTTAAGAAGACTTTGGAAGATGAGGCCAAGTTTCATGAGTACCAGGTGGCTGAAATGAGACAGAAACATTGCCAGGCCTTTGATGAGCTCAATGAGCAGCTAGAGCAAGCTAAGCGG AACAAAGCGTCCATGGAGAAGGCCAAACAGGCTGTTGAGTCAGAGAGGAACGAGCTCAACATTGAGGTGCAGACACTGATGCAGGGTAAAGGAGAGTCTGAGCATCGCAGGAAGAAGGCGGAGGGCCAGGTCCAAGAACTGCAAATCAAACTGGCAGAGACCGAACGCCAGAGGATGGAACTGGCTGAGAAACTGTCCAAAACACAG aatgaactggAAAGTGTGAACGTCATGCTCAGCGATGTGGAGGGCAAATCCATCAAGGCAACGAAAGACTGCAGTGCTGTGGAATCTCAGCTGCAGGACGTCCAG GAACTCCTGCAGGAAGAGACACGTCAGAAACTGTCTCAAAGCACTCGTCTGCGGCAGATGGAGGATGAACACAACAACCTCCGAGAACAgttggaagaggaagaagaagcaaaGAGAAACTTGGAGAAGCAGCTTGTAACCGTTCAGACTCAG CTTAACGATTTGAGGAAGAAGGTTGAACAGGAAGCTGGTTTCCTGGAGAACGCCGAGGAAGGGAAGAAAAAGATTCAAAGGGACCTTGAGGGAACAAACATGCGTctggaggagaaatgtgctgctTATGAGAAGCTGGACAAAACCAAGACGCGTCTCCAGCAGGAGTTGGATGACATGATCATAGACCAGGATCATCTGCGACAGATTGTCTCCAACctggagaagaagcagaagaagtttGACCAG ATGCTGGCAGAGGAGAAGAACATCTCTGCTCGCTACGCAGAAGAACGTGACCGAGCTGAAGCTGATGCCCGCGAGAAGGAGACCCGCGCTCTGGCTTTAACCCGTGAACTGGACACTCTGATGGACATGAAGGAGGAACTGGACCGTAACAACAAACTGCTGCGGGCTGAAATGGAGGATCTGGTGTCCTCAAAGGATGATGTTGGCAAGAAT GTCCACGAGCTGGAGAAGGCCAAGCGTTCtatggagcagcagctggaggagatgaagactcagctggaggagctggaggatgagCTGCAGGCCACAGAGGATGCCAAACTGCGTCTGGAGGTCAACATGCAGGCCATGAAGGCCCAGTTTGACAGAGACCTGGCAGGGCGTGATGAGATGGGCGAGGAGAAGAAGAGGTCACTGATCAAACAG GTCCGTGAGATGGAAATGGAGCTGGAGGATGAGAGGAAGCAGCGATCTGCAGCGGTGGCCGCACGGAAGAAGCTGGAGCTGGACATGAAGGAGCTGGAGGCAGGCATTGACATGTCCAACAAGACTCGAGACGAGGCCCTGAAACAGCTGAAGAAACTCCAA GCCCAGATGAAGGATCTGATCCGGGAGCTGGATGATACTCGCATGTCCAGAGAAGACATCCTTGCTCAAAGCAAGGAGGCTGAGAAGAAGCTGAAGGCCATGGAGGCTGACATGCTCCAGATGCAGGAG GAGCTGGCGGCTGCAGACAGAGTAAAGAGACAGTCTCAGCAGGAGAGAGACGAACTCCAGGATGAGATTAACAACCAAGCTGCCAAGAG TGCTCAAGtcgcagaggagaggagacgccTGGAGGCTCGCATTGCTCAACTGGAGGAAGAGCTGGAAGAGGAGCAGTGCAACACTGAGCTGACCAATGACAGGCTGAAGAAGGCAATGCTGCAG aCTGACCAGATGAATGTGGAGCTGACAGCGGAGCGCAGCACCTCTCAGCGTGTGGAAGGCGCTCGTTCCCAGCTGGAGCGTCAGAACAAGGAGCTGAAACTGAAGCTGCAGGAGTTGGAGGGAACCATCAAGTCCAAGTACAAGGCCAATATGGCTACCCTGGAGGCAAAGATCgctcagctggaggagcagctggacaTGGAAACCAG GGAGAGGCAGGCTGCCACCAAACTTGTGAGGCGCACCGAGAAGAAACTGAAGGAGGTTATCCTGCAGGTGGATGATGAGAGACGCAACGCAGAGCAGCACAAGGACCAG GTTGACAAGCTGAACTCCCGCATGAAGCAGCTGAAGCGTCAGCTTGAGGAGGCCGAGGAAGAGGCTCAGAGAGCGAACGCCAACCGAAGGAAGCTGCAGAGGGAGCTGGAGGACGCCACAGAGTGTGCAGACGCCATGAACCGTGAAGTCTCCACTCTGAAGAGCAAGCTCAGGTAG